A section of the Desulfuromonas acetoxidans DSM 684 genome encodes:
- a CDS encoding PhoH family protein, giving the protein MPKKYVLDTNVLLHDPQALLKFEDNDVVIPITVIEEIDTFKKDLNEIGRNARHVSRMLDALRNQGSLTQGVELESGGKLTVILFTDDHARLLPPELRIERGDNRILAVAVSLQEKTENKVIFVTKDTNLRIKANALGLVAQDYQNDKVSIDELYSGTCELHVSMAEIDRFYGQGYVELPDQDFKPNQCITLIDETNTSHTALARYDQASNRCVPLIKIPKEGVWGITSRNREQNFAFDLLLDTNIQLVTLVGKAGTGKTLLAIAAGLQKAADDGHYNRLLVSRPVFPMGRDLGFLPGDVEEKLAPWMQPIFDNVELLLSSVEERGKRKRGYRELVDMGLMEIEPLTYIRGRSIPNQYMIVDEAQNLTPHEIKTIITRAGEGTKIVLTGDPYQIDNPYVDASSNGLAYIVEKFKDQTIAGHVTLTHGERSGLAELAANLL; this is encoded by the coding sequence ATGCCGAAAAAGTATGTTCTCGATACCAATGTTCTGTTGCATGATCCTCAGGCGTTATTAAAGTTTGAGGACAATGATGTTGTCATTCCCATTACGGTTATCGAAGAGATCGACACCTTCAAAAAAGACCTGAACGAAATCGGTCGTAACGCCCGTCATGTTTCGCGGATGCTTGATGCGCTGCGCAATCAGGGCAGCTTGACTCAAGGCGTTGAGTTGGAGAGTGGCGGCAAGCTGACTGTCATTTTATTTACCGATGACCATGCCCGGCTGTTGCCACCGGAATTACGTATTGAACGAGGAGATAACCGCATTCTGGCCGTGGCGGTGTCCTTGCAAGAAAAAACCGAAAACAAAGTGATCTTTGTTACCAAAGATACCAACCTGCGGATCAAAGCCAATGCCCTCGGACTGGTTGCTCAGGATTATCAGAACGACAAAGTGTCCATTGATGAGCTGTATTCGGGAACCTGCGAACTGCACGTCAGCATGGCCGAGATAGACCGTTTTTACGGTCAGGGCTATGTTGAACTACCGGATCAGGATTTCAAACCCAATCAGTGCATTACCCTGATCGATGAAACCAACACCTCGCACACAGCGTTGGCTCGCTATGATCAGGCTTCAAATCGCTGTGTGCCTTTGATCAAAATACCTAAAGAGGGCGTGTGGGGAATCACCAGCCGCAATCGCGAACAGAATTTTGCCTTTGATCTGCTCCTTGATACGAATATCCAACTGGTGACCCTGGTCGGAAAAGCCGGTACCGGCAAGACCTTGCTCGCCATTGCCGCCGGTTTGCAAAAAGCTGCAGACGACGGCCATTACAACCGTTTATTGGTCTCTCGCCCGGTGTTCCCAATGGGACGCGATCTCGGTTTTCTGCCCGGAGATGTGGAAGAAAAGCTGGCACCATGGATGCAACCGATCTTTGATAACGTGGAGTTGTTGCTCAGTTCCGTTGAAGAACGCGGTAAACGCAAACGCGGTTATCGGGAACTTGTGGATATGGGACTGATGGAGATCGAACCACTGACTTATATTCGCGGTCGGTCGATTCCCAACCAATATATGATCGTTGATGAAGCACAAAACTTGACACCGCACGAAATAAAAACCATTATCACCCGAGCCGGGGAGGGCACCAAAATTGTTCTGACCGGCGACCCGTATCAAATTGACAATCCATATGTGGATGCGTCGAGTAACGGTTTGGCCTATATTGTTGAGAAATTTAAGGATCAAACCATTGCCGGACATGTGACCCTGACCCATGGAGAGCGGTCCGGGTTGGCAGAGCTCGCCGCCAATCTGCTGTAA
- the tsaD gene encoding tRNA (adenosine(37)-N6)-threonylcarbamoyltransferase complex transferase subunit TsaD has translation MLVLAIESSCDETSAAVVRDGRRVLSNIIASQVDVHAQYGGVVPELAARKHLEACPVVIDQALSQAGVSLEDIDGVAVTSGPGLIGALLVGLSTAKALAYSLDVPLVGVHHIEGHILAPLLEQPIAFPYLALAVSGGHTHLYQVDGIGQYTLLGRTLDDAAGEAFDKVAKMSGLSYPGGALIDKLAQQGDACRFEFPRPMLHRPGFDFSFSGIKTAVLTQIKKLDEPLEGQLLQDLAAGFQEAVVDVLSKKAFKAAKEYGLSRIVVAGGVACNSGLRKRFGQMAEKNAVEVFFPAPLLCADNAAMLAVAGDYYLSKGCRADLDLNARSNWPLEQVRVTEFLNGEKHG, from the coding sequence ATGCTCGTTCTAGCCATTGAGTCTTCCTGTGATGAAACTTCCGCTGCGGTTGTCCGCGACGGACGCCGGGTATTGAGCAACATTATTGCCTCACAGGTGGATGTCCATGCCCAATATGGCGGTGTGGTGCCGGAACTTGCAGCACGCAAACATCTTGAAGCTTGTCCGGTCGTGATTGATCAAGCCCTGAGCCAGGCCGGGGTATCCCTTGAAGATATTGACGGGGTCGCTGTCACCAGCGGCCCCGGTTTGATCGGTGCCTTGCTGGTCGGTTTGTCGACTGCCAAGGCGTTGGCTTACAGTCTTGATGTTCCTTTGGTCGGTGTCCACCATATTGAGGGACACATCCTTGCCCCGTTACTTGAACAGCCCATTGCATTTCCCTACCTGGCCCTGGCTGTATCCGGTGGTCATACCCATTTGTATCAAGTGGATGGGATTGGCCAATACACTTTGCTTGGTCGCACCCTTGATGATGCAGCGGGGGAGGCTTTTGACAAGGTGGCCAAAATGTCCGGCCTGTCCTATCCCGGAGGGGCTCTGATCGACAAACTGGCGCAACAGGGTGATGCCTGCCGCTTTGAGTTTCCACGCCCCATGTTGCACCGACCCGGTTTCGATTTCAGCTTTAGCGGCATCAAGACCGCTGTCCTCACTCAGATCAAAAAGCTCGATGAGCCACTCGAAGGGCAACTGTTGCAAGACCTGGCTGCTGGGTTTCAAGAAGCCGTGGTTGATGTCCTGAGTAAAAAAGCTTTTAAAGCTGCCAAAGAGTATGGCCTGTCTCGGATTGTTGTTGCCGGCGGTGTGGCCTGTAACAGCGGACTGCGCAAGCGCTTTGGCCAGATGGCTGAAAAAAACGCTGTTGAGGTATTCTTTCCGGCACCGCTGCTGTGTGCTGACAACGCTGCTATGCTTGCCGTGGCCGGTGATTATTACCTGAGTAAAGGTTGTCGGGCTGATCTTGATCTCAACGCCCGCTCCAACTGGCCACTGGAACAGGTCAGGGTGACGGAGTTTCTTAACGGGGAAAAACACGGGTAA